GGCAGTGGATCATTTTGTGCGCTGGGGCATGAACGCCGCCGACACGCGCATGAAGGCGATTTTTTACCCGCAGGTAGACAAGGCGCGGGTGTTTGATCTGGGCTATGTTGCCACGCGCTCCGGGCATTCGCGCGGCAGCACGGTAGACCTCACCCTCGTTGACAGGCAGAGCGGCAAAGAAGTGGACATGGGTACCCCCTTTGACTTTTTTGGCGCGGCCTCGCACCACGGGGCCAAGGGGCTGAGCCCGCAGCAGGAGGCCAACCGGGCTGTGCTTCTGGGCCTTATGGAAAATGCCGGGTTCAAGCGCTATGAAGAAGAGTGGTGGCACTACACGCTTAAAAATGAGCCTTACACGGATACCTATTTCAATTTTGCGGTGGAATAAACTGAGGTTCCTCGCATAACTACGGTGGATTTCTTCTTTTCATGCATAACCTTGCGGCGTAGCATGCTGGGCAATGTTCCACGAAAGGATATGCCGTGAAAGTTGTCGTTTGCGCCAAGAAGGATCTTGCAGGATGTGTCGCCCTTAACAGGCTGCTGGCAGCCATTGCCCCTAGGCACGATGTTTTTGTGGTTCTTTCAGATTACGTGCTGGACGCGGAGTGCAGCAATGCCTACGCGGCAAGCCTTGTGGCCCATGAGCGGAACATGGTGCTCGAGCACATTCTGCCCTGGCTGGAAACCCGCTTCGCTCATGGCAGTGCGGCACGGTGCCAGACCTATGCGGGCCTGAAAAAGCGTTACGGCATTGATATGGAGATGTGGGGTCCCATGCGGTCGCCCGCCTCCCGCCAAGCCATGCGCGACCTTGCGCCGGACGTTGTTATCTCCTGCCGCTACGACTACGTTATTCCCACGGAAGTCATAGATATGCCCCGGTTTGGCACCTATGGCATGCATCCCGGCGCGTTGCCTGATCTGCAAGGCCTGTGCAGCCCTTTTCGGGCTATGGAGCATGGCAATGAGCGCTCTGGCTGCACTCTTTTCCACCTTGACGCAGGGCTGGATACCGGCCCCATCGTGGAGATCGGCTGGTGGCCCATCAACTACGACCGCTCCCTGCTGTGGAACTTTGTGCATACCTATTTTGCGGGTATAGACGCCCTGCTGCGCCATCTGCCGGAACTGGAGGCGGGGCGCGAGCTGACAACCCATGTGCAGAGCAGCGAAGGCCGAAAATATTTCAGCTATCCCACCGAAGACGAATTCCGCAGGTTTATCCAGAAGGGCGGGCATATCGTTCTGCCTGAAGATTATCATGAAGTCCTGTCGTGGTTTTTGCCCGGCGGTCTGACTGATCCCGCCATGCCCGAACTGCGGGCGCTGGTCAGTTCGCTGGAGTCCTGAGCCGCCATAGCAGGTGGAACAGCAAGGAAAGCGCGCAGACGATGCCGCCCATGAGCAGTAGCGCGCTGGCTGGAGCCATGACGGTTATGGCAATGCCAAACACCACAGGCCCCGCCACTTGCCCCATGCGTTCCAGGCCACGGTAAATCGAGGCGGTCTTTTCGCGGCCCAGGGTTTGCGCCGAAGCAAGGGTGAGAACGCAGATCATGGATGCCGGAGCAGCAAGGCACTGGGCCAGCCCAAGGGAGATGACCGCAGCGGCGGCTCCAGCCATATTTGTGGCCGTTGCCGCAATGAGCAGCGTAATGCCTGAGAGCAGGCCCGTGAGCGTCAGAAACAGGGATTTGTCTTTTCTGTGATCTATCCATTTGCCAAGCAATGGCCCCGCCGTAATAAAACACAGGCCGTAGAGCATGAATATGCGGCCAATATCCGACTGATCCACATGGGCGTTTGCCAGCCTCAGCGGCAGCAGATAGTGCAAAAATCCGGTCAGGCACATGGCGGCGGGTATGCCCACCAGCCAGAGTATCATGTGCATGCGCGGGTCTTGCAGCAATTGCATGCAGCCTGAAAACATGTGCCCATGCGCGGCGGTCTGCGCACCAGAGTCCTGGCCGACCGCGCTATCGGAACTGCTTGCTGCGGCCTCCGCAGGTTCCTTGCCGAGCATCACGGTGAACAGCGCCAGCAATATTGTGCAAGCCCCGGTCGCCAGCACCGCCTGAAACGAGACATGATCCGCCAGCATGGCCCCCGCTGCGGAGCCGCAGATGCTGCCGGAAAATATGCCAGCGAACACGCTGGTGAGCCCAGCCCCTGCATTGGCCTTGCCCAGGGTGCCGATCTGCCCGGCCATGAGCACAAGGCCAAAGCCGAAGCCTGTGGCAACGCGCCCCAGAATGAGCAGGTGCAGGCTGTTGGCCATGCCGCCCATCATCAGCCCCACAGCCGCAGCCAGAGTGCCTGCGGCAAAGACCTTTCGCCAGCCGTAACGCAACGAAAAGCCGCCGGAAAAGAGCAGGGCAATGCCCGCGCTGACCATCTCTGCCGAGATGGGCAGGCCGATGGCCACATCGCGGCTCAGGCCCATGAACGGTTCATACAATTGGCGGGCCAGCAGCGGAATGAACGATATGCCCATGTCGTAGCCCAAAAAAAATACAAAGCCAGCTGCCCGCAATGCCTGCACGGCGAGGGAGTGGTGGCTGCCCCCAAGGGCGTTCGCCGCAGCATCTGGCGGCAGGTTGCGCTGCGCGATAAGCCCCAGCAGTTTTGAAAGCTCCAGCAACAGCAAAAAGCTGATGAGCAGCGAGGCCCCAAGGTCAAGGGCCAGCGCCGATATGCGGGTTGTGATCGCCTGGGGCTGCACGGCCAGTTGCAGGCGCAGCACCTCCTGCTTTTGGCGGAAGCGGCTGGGCCAGTAGGTGCTCAGTGATTTTTCAACAGTGAGCGTGGTGTCGGGCACGTGCCCGGCAGAGGCTACAGCTTTGCCTTCAGGCGTCAGCAGTTGTGCACCCGCAAGCTCGCTGTTGGCTGCAAGCAGCTGCTCAAGCGCCTGATCCTTGCCGCGCAGGCTGGCAATATCCACGCCCTTATGGATGAGGTATTCAAAATCGCGCCCGGTGCCTTCGGCGAGGATGTCGGCCTTGGTGCGTACGGCCTGTTTGACAAAGGTGTCGAACAGTACCAGCGTGCCGCAGGCGTAGAGCAATTGTGATGTGCCGATGATGACGAGCAGCATTCTGGTCATGCCTGAAAGGCTTGTACCCACCGCGCGTTGCCCGGTCAGCAGGCCAAGACGCCCGGCCAGAATCAGCCCCGCCACAAGGCAGGCCGCTGCCAGCAGCAGGGATGACAGACGCAGAAAATCTTCTGTAGCCGCATTGATGGGCTTGCCGTCAATGTCCACCAGCAGGTGTCCCACAGGTGTTTTGTTGTTCAGGGGAATGCTCAGGCGGTAGCCATCGGCGGTTTTGATTGCGCCTTGCGGGCCGTCTTTGTCTTCGCTGGTTTGGGATGTTGCACCGGAGGGCAACGTGCTATCAGCTTTTGAATCTTGGGCTGGCTGCACATAGAGCGTGGAACCCCTGGCATCAATAATGGTCACACGCTTGATGCCCGCCGCGCTCTGACCCAGTTCCGCCAGCATTTCGTCCATTCCGGCGAACGAAGCCAGCGGCTTGCCAAAGCGCATGCCGCGTTCAATATCGCGGGCCAGACGTTCAGCACCGCTGCGATAGCCGGAAAGCACCATGTCGGTTGCCAGCGTATTCAGCGTGGAAACCGAGAGCAGCACGTTGAAGCCCAGAGTGACCAGCAGAACTCCAAGCCCGAGCAGCAGGGCATTGATGCGCAGTTTGCGCGTGGCGCGGATAAGCACGGAAAATCCTTAGGGTGTACCGGGGTGCGGCTGGCTGATGGTTTCGTGCAGTTCGTCCGCCGTTACCAGCACGTCAAAGGGAAAGTCAAAGCCGATGGCCTTGGCGGTGCCAAGGTTCAGGGCAATGGAAGGTTCGGACTGGTCAAGCATGGGCAGGGTGCGCGGCTGCGTGCCACTGAGTATAGCGTGGGCCTGCCCGGCAAGAGCTATGCCGCTGGGGCCGAAATTCCAGGTGGAAAAGCCCATGAGCGCTCCGGATTTGACATATTCCGACCCGTCACGCGCAAAGGTGGGGATCTTCCACTGATTCAGTTTTTGCAACAGCGGGGCCATGCCCTCGCCGCCGATATCAAAGCAGTTCAGCGGGCCGATAAAGAAGGCGTCCATGCCCTGTTTATGCAGTTCATCCAGCCCCTTGCGGCATTCTTCAGCACTTTCGGTGGAGGAGAGGCCATCGTAGAGCACAAGGGAAAATCCCAGCTCCGAGGCAATGGCCTGGGCATCGCCAAGTGCCGCGTAGACGCGGCCTTCCTGACTGTTCTGGAACATGATGCCCATTTTGTGAAAGCGCACCACATCGTAAAAAACGCGGAACATGGAAGACCAGCGGTCAACCTCCACCCGGCAGGTGAAGTTGTCCACGCCGGAATCTTGCGCGCTTTTGACAACCCCGGCAGCCACAGGGTCAGCCATGCCCATGCCCAGAATGGGCAAACGGCCATCGTTGACGGCCAGCAGCGCCTTGACCGCCGCCGTGCCCATGCCCACCACTAGGTCGAGATCCTTGCGCTGCAAAAGCTGTTTTGCCATTTCAGGCAGGCGGCGCATCTGCGCTGGTTCCCAGCCGGGGCTGAAGCGCGCGTCAGATGGGTATTCGCAGCGTATGTCGTCATACTTGCCCATACCATCGCGAAAGGCGCTCCAGGTGTTGTCAAACAGCCAGAACGGCCCGGCCTCGAGATAGCCGATGCGTTTTACAGGCGGATTGGCGCAGGCGGGCTGGCAGAAGACGAAAAACAAGCCGCCCAGAAAAAGCATGGCAAGAATCAGCGTGGCGATGCGGGGAAAAAGAGCGGTTGCATGGGGGCATTGCGCCTGGTTTTTCTGCGGGCGCAGCAAAGGGCATGGGCCATTGGCTGTAATTGGAAAAAGCATGCCTACTGCGCCGCGTGAAAGAGTGTGTTCATCAGAACCGTATTCCTATGCAGCCTAGCAGCCCTTGGGCTTTTTGGGGTTCGAGGCGAGGACAAGCAGCAGCCCCACCAGGGGGGTCAGCAGAACACTGGCAAAAAAGTTACCCCAGAATCCCAGCCGGGAATTGATGCCCAAAAGCCCGATCAGCAGGCTCATGCCCAGTATGAGAGCGAACAATAGCACAGCGGGCCTCCCTTACTGTCTGACAGCGCCGCCACGGTGCGGTTGCAGCAGTGTTTTATTCAACCTCTGGATGTAATCCGATACATTTTCTCCGGGGGCGATCCAGCCTGCCCCGGTGGGGGCTTGGGCGTCGGCAGACGCGGCAGAATCCTGCTTTGCGGAGTCGTTACGCGGCCCGTACTTCGGCGCATACTGCGCCCCTGATTGGGAATCGTACTGAATTTGGGGGCGCAGGCCGGAATGGGAATTGGGGCGGAACGGGGGCGTTCTGCCGGATTCTGGCCGCATCTGCCCTGGCTGATTTTGGCCAGGCCGCATATCCTCGGGCCGCTTCTGGTCTGGGCTGACCGAATCTGTTCCCGACATATCTGGTTTGGCAGGCGTCTGCTGGGTGCCCTGCGCGGGAGCCTTGGGGGCCGCCCCCTGATTGCCCGTTTTGCCAGCGTTTGCAGTATCTGGCGCGGCTGCGCCTGTGGGCGAATCTGCATTGAGAATAACAGGTAGGCCGTCCTTGCCGCCGATCACTACCACCTTGGCGTTGGACGACGTGGCAAGCTCCTTGGTGGCCTGAATGCCTTCATAGCGCAAGAAGTTCTGCGTCATGTTCTCGTTGACAAGCGCCTGGTAGGCCTTGATGCCTTCGCCTTCAATTGTCTTGCGGCGGGCCTCCTGCTGGGCTTCAAGCAGAATGTACTTGTAGCGCAGGTAGTCCTGTTCCGCTATGAGCTTGCGTTCAATGGCCTCGCGCAGCACTTCGGGCAGAGTGATGCTTTTGACCACAAAACCCTGAATAAGAACGGGGATGCGCCCCATTTCTTCCACTGCGTCCACCAGCATCTGGTCTTGCAGTTCCTGCCGCGCGGTGGAGTAGAGGTCGTCTGGCCGATAGCTGCCGATTGTTTGCCGCACTGCGGAATTCATGATGGGAATGACGACCTTGTCGCGGTAGTTCGGCCCGATCTCCTGATGCAGGTTGGGCAGGCGGTCGCGGATGATCTGAAAACGCAACGAAATCTGCACATTGATGGTCAGGCCGTCCACGGTCAGCACATCAATGTTCTGGGTTTCTTCCTGCACGCGCACATCATAGATATACATGATGTTCCACGGCTGGATGAAATGTATGCCTTCCTCGTAGGTGTGCTGCAACTGTGTGCCGCCGCGAAAGCGCGCGTACAGAACGCCCAGCTCGCCGGGCTTGATGGAAATGACAATACTCGGCCAGAGAAACAGGAGCAGCAGCGTTGCGACAACGCCCGCGACTATGATCCGCAGGCGATTGCGGCGCACCATTTCCCGTATGTTTGCACAGACGCTTTTCATTGATCCAACCGATAGGTTTGCTGTGTATATTGCGCGGAGCCGCGCCAGAACATATCAAGCGTATAGTCTATGCACTGCCTTTCAAACAGAATGCAGCGTTCTTTGTCGTCTTCCGTCTGGCCCATACAGATATTGTAAAGAATGGGGCACATATCAACATTGAGCACAAATTCGCCAAGATTGGGGCGCGAATGGATTCCCTTGCGGGCGTGGTGCACGAGGCTCTTGACGTATTTGTTATTGCAAACCTGAATGCGCTGCCCGTAATCGTGGTTTTCTTCGTAGCATTTCAACCTGTTCTGAATGGTCTGCATGTTCTCCGCAGCATTCACTTCAGAGGGCAGGGTGTCGCGCACATTGTTGTACAGTTCGCGCACAAACTGGATGTTTGTATTGCCTGTAAGGTCTTTGGCCTCTGCCTTGGGCGTGGCGCACAGGCACAGCAGGGCCGTCAGGAAGAGGGCAGGCCGCAGAAAATGGCCGGTCATGCCTGCGCCCCTTCGCCTGCGGGTTCTTCCACAAAGCCGCCTTCGCGCATGGTCAGCACCCTGTCGGCCACATGGAAGTAGCGGTCGTCATGGGATATGGCCAGGATGGTGCCGCCCTGACGGATGATGTCAGGCAGCAGTTCTTCGTAAAAATAGCGGCGGAAAACAGGGTCGAAATCTGCGGCCACTTCGTCAAACAGGTAGATATGGCGCTTTTCAAGCAGCGCGCAGGCCAGGGCAAGGCGTTTGCGCTGCCCGGCGGAGAGATCAAGCGTGGAAAACGTGCCGTCTTCCAGCAGGCTCACCTTGGTTTCCATGTGCAGGGTGCGCAGCACGTCCGTGAGCTGGGCCGGGGTGATGTTCAGGCCGAGGGGGCGGGAAAACAGGTGATAGTCTGTAGGCACAATGGTGAAGAGGTTGCGGTAGGATTCCATGTTAACGTCGGAAAGCATGACGGTGTTCAGGAACATTTCTCCGCTCTCGGGCGCATACAGCCCGGCCAGCACCTTCATGAAGGTGGACTTGCCCGAACCGTTGCCGCCGCGAATAAACACCAGCTCGCCCTTGCGCAGCTCAAAGCTGTCTACGGTAATGCCAAAAAGCCGCATGCCGTTGCGGTCATGGTAGTCAAAACGCACATCGTGCAGGGCAATGGAATCAAAAGATGGCACTATGGGGTCGGCCTGCTGCCATCGCGCCTTGACGCCTGCGTTTTCAAAGGGCTCTGTCACTGCGTCTATCTGCGCTTCCACGGCTGCAAGTTCCTGCAGGCTCATTTCTACCTTTGCCATCATGGGCACTGACGTAATCAGGCTTATGAGCGGGCTCAGACTGAACATGCACAGCACCAGCAGCGAGGAGGTTTCCGACGTTTCGAGGTTCAGAATCTTGGGCATGATAAAAAGTATCAGCCCCAGAATCAGCAGATTGAACATGGCAAAAAATGATATGCCAAGGGCGTGTCTGTGCTCGGTAGCATCGCGGGCTTCTGATGCCACAGAAAGATCAGGGATGATCTGTTCGCCAAACAGCGCCGTAGTTTTGGGCTTGTGCATCTTGAGCTGCTGCAGCCCGGCGTAGAGATCGCGCAGGCCTGCGCAAAAGCGCTGGTCGGCCTGCATGGCTGGCCCCATGTGGGCATGCACCTTGTTGATAAGGTGCAGAAAAATCCAGAACCCCATAGCAAGAAAAAGAAAAACACCCAGCGTACCGGGAATGGAGACAGTCGCCATCTTGGCAAAAGAGAGCACCACCATCACCGTGTTGGCCGAGGCCGCCACCAGCATGCGGGCCGCTTCAACAACCATTTCGCGTCCGTCAAGCAGGGCGGATTGGATACGGTTTTTGTCCAGCTTTTCATATTCCAGCAGGGAAACGCCGCGCAGCTTGGCGGCAATGCGCATGCGCCATTCCATGATGCCGCGCAGGGCAATCTGCGCCGAGCGCCCTGTGATGTAGCGGAAGAGAAAATAAAAGGAGGCGAGGCTCACCATGAAAGCAAGAAAGGTGCTGAATTCCAGCCCGTCTTCAGAAAGCTGCTGCAAGCCCTGAAGCACCGAAAAAACGGCAAGCCCTTGCATTATGCCTGAGCCGAGGCACGCGGCGGCAATTTTTTTGCCTTCCTCGCCGGCCTGTTCCCACAGAAGTTTCAGAAAAAGCGATTCTTTCAGTTGCAGCATGTGGTTCTGTGGCCCCGGTGTTCAGGTGCGCCGCGCATTACAGCATGCCCGACGGTCTTGTATGCGCCCCTTTGCAGTGCAGGGACTCTGGCTAATCAATCGTCAACGCTGCCTCAGCGGCCAGCCTCGGCCTTTGCCAAGGCCTGGGATTTATGCTCTGGCGGCCAATTTTGGCATACGCGCGGCTGTGAGCGGCGGGCGTAATAGCCAACACTTCCGTAAGGGCCAGTTGCCTGGCCCATACGGAAGGCTCCGATTCCCGAAACCGTCAGAGATCGCCGATATTAGGCCGCGTCTGTGCCCGCTTCTTTGGCGGGGGCTTCAGCGGCGGCTTCGTTCTTGGTTTCTTTTTTCATCTTGTTCTTGATCTTGCCGACGAAGGTTTTGCCTTCTTCAACCTTTTCCTTGAAGTAGGTCTTGGCTTCTTCGGCATTGAAATCAATCAGGTTGCCGCCCTTTCTGAAATGGCGGTCAAAAACCCAGCCAAGGGCATAGGTGCTGGCACCGCCCATGATACTGATGGTGGCCGCGCCCGCGGTGAAGCCAATGACCGGAATGCTTTTCAGCAGCGAGGCGGCCAGGGGCACGCTTGCCGTGGTCAGCAGGCCGCCGCACAGCGAAGAAATGATGGATTTGACGCGTTCCTTTTTGAATTCAACGCCGTGGGCCTGGGCCAGCGCGTGAATAAGCTCAATCTGGAGGGCGGAGAGGCCCAGAAAATCTACAAGGGGCACCGGCACAAAACCAAGGCCGATAGCGCCGTACACACGCTTGCGGATGATGGCGTCCACCACTTCTTCCGAAGGGCAGGCGCGTTCGCACGTTTCCGTTTCAGCAGTGGTTTCGGCCTGGCAGGCCATCTGATCTTCAACGCCGTCGACCTTGTTTTCCAACGTATCTTTTGTCATGTGCAACCTCGTTGTGACCGGTTTCAGGGTTACGGGAATTCTATTGGGTAACGGCCGTTTTATCAACGCCCGCCAGTGTGACGTCAAAGAGTTCGTCTGCCGAAATGAGCAGAATCAGCGGCAGATCCATGCCCATCTTCTGGGCAGTCACCAGATTCAGCGCAATCTTGGGCGTGTAGGCCGCTGTTTCAAGCTGGGTATTGGGCGGCAACAGGCCAAGCTGGGCGGCAATATGGTCAGCATAAAATTTGCCAAGAGGAACATAATCAAGGGTCGAAAGCCCCATCAGCGCGCCCCTGCGCACATGCACGCTGCCGTCGCGCGCAAAGGTCTTGATGTGGTGGGCGTTGAGCGTGTCAAAGATGGCCTGAGGATTGGCCTGCGTCCAGTCAAAGCAGTTGAGGGCCGAAATGTAAAAGGCATCCACGCCAGCGGTCAGCAGCCTGTCCACGCCCCTGGTACACGATTCCATGCTCTCCGCCTTGTCCAGAAAGGGGTATTCCACAAGGGTAAAGCCACGCTCGCGCGCAACTTCGCGCGCTTCCCGCACGTTGGAGTATGAAAGGCCCTCGGGGCTGTCGTGATACATGATGCCAAGGCGAAGAAAGGGCAGCGCCTCATGAAACAGGGCAAAGACCTTGAACCATTTGTCCTTGGTGTAGCGGATGGTCAGGTTGGCGGCGCCCTTGCCGGTGGCGCGGTCCACAATGCCAGCGCCCGCCGGGTCGGCGACGTCAACGCTCATGATGGGCGTTTTGCCGTTGTTTTCAGCCAGCAGGGCCTTGGTGGCCTCTGTTCCCATACTGATGATGACATCGATATCCGGATTTTGCATCAGTTTGCGGGCCTCAGCGCGGTAAACGCTCTCAGAGGCATCCCAGCCGGGGCTGATGTACAGTTCGTCCGGCAGGGTGATTCGGTCGGCAACCCCGCGTTGCCTCAGGGCCTTGATGATTTCTTTTTGCAGCAGGGTAAATTCCCAGTACGGCCCGGCTTCAAAATAGGCTGCAACCTTGGGGCGCGAGGGCTTGGGCTGGGCTTGTGCCGGGGCTGGCGCTGCCATCTGTTCCACAGGCGCGCGGGGGGGGGCTGCCTGCACATTTGCGCACAGGCATACTGCGCAGCAAAGTGCTGCGGCAAGTGCGGGGAAGAACGATCCGAGGCTGCTGCTCATGGAACAAAATACCCTATGATGCGTTCTTGGTGACACAGAGTGTCCGCCGCTCGGCGGTTCTACCCCAAAACTGGAGTGGAGTTCTTCCAAAATCCGTGCAGAGCAGACAAACGTTTTTTTATGGTAATCTGCGCTATTGGCGGCGTTGGGCCATCCGGAATTTCACACGGGCGCAAAACCATGCGCGCATGTTTCAACATATCAGAGGAAAAGCGGTATCGTCCACATGAATTTGGGGCGCGCATCGGCATTTCTGCATGTTTTTTGGCGGGTTGCAGGGATCAACAGGCAAGGTGGACCACGACGTTCAGGCAGGGGCTATGGGCCGCAACGCTGCACTGGTAACCATCTGTTGTTCTGATGTCGCGGCTTGTCCACTGCCCGCCACCCTCAAGCATTGCAGCCATGCCGTGAACAGCATTTGCAGTGAAGGATGCTATCCAGCCGCTCTCTTGCGGCCCGGTGTGCACGCTGAAGCTTTGCAAGGGCATGCTCAGGCCCATGCCCACAGCCTTGATTACGGCCTCCTTGCGCGTCCAGCAGCGGTAAAAGGCCGCTTGCAGTTCCCCAGGGGGCAGGGACAGCAGGTCTTTTTGCTCCTGCGGATGCAGCTGGCTGGTCAGCTCCGCCGCATCGGGCAGAGGGCGCATCCTTTCCACATCAATGCCCACGCTTGCGCAGCGGCAAAGGGCCACCCACACCATGCTGCCCGAATGGCTGATGGAAAAATCAGCGGATATTCCGGGGCAAAAGGGCTTGCCGTAAGGGGAGCGGGCAAACTCTGCGGCACTGTTCTGCCCAAAGGCGGCGAGCAGCAAACGCCGCGCCAAAGCTCTGCCTGCCAGATGCCGCGCCGCATCTTCTATGCGTACGTAGCGCCCGGCCTCCTGCTGCTCCTGCGGGGAGGTGTGGGGCGCGCACAGGCTGGGCCAGTCCGCAATATTCTCAAGCTCCAGGCCAACGCACAAAATGGATTTTTCCGGGGCGGACGGCGCGCGCCAATTGCAAAAACGTTGCGCCAGCACCGCCTAATCCGTTGTTTGAAGGGTGCGGGTCATGTGGTCTGCCAGTTCCTGCCAGTGGTCCTGAACGTAAAAATGGCCGCCGCTGAAGGTGCGTACCGTGCATTGCGCGTCTGTCAGGTTTTGCCACTGCAGGGCGTCAGCCTCGGTAACGAGGTCATGGCTGCCGATGGTGGTGTGGATAGGCAAGGGCAATGGGCTGTAGGGGGCGGGCTGCCAGCCCTCGATGGCCATAAAATCAGCGCGGAGCACAGGTTCAAGGTAGTTTCTGAAATCCTGCGACTGCGCAATCTCGGGCGGGATGCCGCCCATGCGGGCTACGTAGTCCCACAGCGCGCCTGGGGGAAGCTGATCAACAGGGCGTGAAATCCCGGTGCGCATCAGCCCTGGCGTGGTGGCGGACGAAATGAACAGGGCCATGGGCAGGGGCAATGCCGCATCGCAGGCGAACCGCGCGCAAAGAAAGGCCAGCAGGCCGCCCATGCTGTGACCAAAAAGGGCATAAGGGCCAGTGTGGGCGGCGGGGCGTATCTGCTCCAGCAGGTCGCGCCCCATGCTTTCCATGTTGGTAAGCAGCCGCTCCCGGCAGCGGCGGCCTTTGCCTGGCAGCTCCAGAGGTCTTATGGTGATCCATGCCGGAAAAAGCTCGTTGAACCTCGCATAAAAGGCGGTATTGCCTCCGGCGTGAGGAATGCAGAAAAGTGTTGTAGCCGTGTGTTGCATGTGTTGCATGTGTTGCGCCTACAGTTCAACCCATCCGGCATCGTCATCAAGTTTTTGGATGATGATGCGCGAGGCCTGTTCTTCGTGTCCAATGCGGGCATGCATCTGCTTGAGAACAATATTGCCCTCGCTGATGCCGCAGATTTCCAGTTTGCCGATGTCATGACCAATTATGTACTTGAAGCGCTTGCCATAGCCGCTGAGTTGCGCCTTGGCCTTGTCCACAATGGCAATGCCCTGCTTGAGAGGCAGTTGAAAATGGTGCCGTACCCGCGAAACAGGCATACATTGATACAGATAATAGGGGTTCACCCCAATGGAAAGCAGGCTGTTCATCAGTTCGGCAATGTCTTCTG
Above is a window of Desulfovibrio desulfuricans DSM 642 DNA encoding:
- a CDS encoding 4'-phosphopantetheinyl transferase family protein, giving the protein MCVGLELENIADWPSLCAPHTSPQEQQEAGRYVRIEDAARHLAGRALARRLLLAAFGQNSAAEFARSPYGKPFCPGISADFSISHSGSMVWVALCRCASVGIDVERMRPLPDAAELTSQLHPQEQKDLLSLPPGELQAAFYRCWTRKEAVIKAVGMGLSMPLQSFSVHTGPQESGWIASFTANAVHGMAAMLEGGGQWTSRDIRTTDGYQCSVAAHSPCLNVVVHLAC
- a CDS encoding thioesterase II family protein, whose amino-acid sequence is MQHMQHTATTLFCIPHAGGNTAFYARFNELFPAWITIRPLELPGKGRRCRERLLTNMESMGRDLLEQIRPAAHTGPYALFGHSMGGLLAFLCARFACDAALPLPMALFISSATTPGLMRTGISRPVDQLPPGALWDYVARMGGIPPEIAQSQDFRNYLEPVLRADFMAIEGWQPAPYSPLPLPIHTTIGSHDLVTEADALQWQNLTDAQCTVRTFSGGHFYVQDHWQELADHMTRTLQTTD
- a CDS encoding ABC transporter substrate-binding protein; translation: MSSSLGSFFPALAAALCCAVCLCANVQAAPPRAPVEQMAAPAPAQAQPKPSRPKVAAYFEAGPYWEFTLLQKEIIKALRQRGVADRITLPDELYISPGWDASESVYRAEARKLMQNPDIDVIISMGTEATKALLAENNGKTPIMSVDVADPAGAGIVDRATGKGAANLTIRYTKDKWFKVFALFHEALPFLRLGIMYHDSPEGLSYSNVREAREVARERGFTLVEYPFLDKAESMESCTRGVDRLLTAGVDAFYISALNCFDWTQANPQAIFDTLNAHHIKTFARDGSVHVRRGALMGLSTLDYVPLGKFYADHIAAQLGLLPPNTQLETAAYTPKIALNLVTAQKMGMDLPLILLISADELFDVTLAGVDKTAVTQ